Proteins found in one Oceaniferula flava genomic segment:
- the galE gene encoding UDP-glucose 4-epimerase GalE: MNVLVVGGAGYIGSHCVKQLQAAGHRALVLDNLVFGHRSAISDDVTFYNEDLGNRSAVAKILLEEKIDLVMHFAAFAYVGESVTDPLKYYENNVGNTIQLLLAMTDAGVKKFVFSSTCATYGEPDELPIVEDTPQSPINPYGTTKLHVEHILKDLAHTGEISSAVFRYFNASGAAEDGSIGEDHAPETHLIPLAIAAATGQRGALKIFGTDYPTPDGTCLRDYIHVDDLARAHISVFDQLAEPNKFVDYNLGTGKPTSVREILDAVEKVSGLPVPAEEAARREGDPPSLYADNTKARTELGWEPQYMDIESNIATAWKWHQSHPDGYGDTQD; the protein is encoded by the coding sequence ATGAATGTTCTTGTTGTAGGAGGCGCCGGCTACATCGGCAGCCACTGTGTCAAACAGCTCCAGGCCGCCGGTCATCGCGCCTTGGTTCTGGATAATCTCGTTTTCGGTCACCGCTCCGCCATCTCGGACGACGTCACCTTTTATAACGAGGACCTCGGTAATCGCAGCGCTGTGGCGAAAATCCTCCTTGAGGAAAAAATCGACCTCGTGATGCACTTCGCCGCCTTCGCCTACGTCGGAGAGTCGGTCACCGATCCGCTGAAATACTACGAGAACAATGTCGGCAACACCATTCAGCTCCTGCTCGCCATGACCGATGCCGGAGTGAAAAAATTCGTCTTTTCCTCCACCTGCGCCACCTACGGCGAACCGGACGAGCTGCCGATTGTGGAAGACACCCCCCAGTCCCCCATCAATCCCTACGGCACCACCAAACTTCACGTCGAACACATCCTCAAGGACCTCGCTCACACTGGCGAGATATCCTCTGCTGTGTTCCGCTACTTCAATGCCTCCGGCGCCGCCGAGGACGGCAGCATCGGTGAAGACCACGCACCGGAAACCCACCTCATCCCTCTGGCCATCGCCGCCGCCACAGGTCAACGTGGTGCGCTGAAAATCTTCGGCACCGATTACCCGACGCCCGACGGCACCTGCCTGCGCGACTACATCCACGTCGACGATCTCGCCCGCGCTCACATCTCCGTTTTTGATCAGCTCGCCGAGCCTAACAAATTTGTCGACTACAACCTCGGCACCGGCAAACCCACCTCCGTCAGAGAAATTCTCGACGCGGTGGAAAAAGTCAGCGGTCTGCCCGTGCCAGCCGAAGAAGCCGCTCGTCGCGAGGGCGACCCTCCATCGCTCTACGCCGATAACACCAAGGCCCGCACCGAGCTCGGCTGGGAGCCGCAATACATGGACATCGAGTCCAACATCGCCACCGCCTGGAAATGGCACCAAAGCCACCCTGACGGCTACGGCGACACCCAGGACTAA
- a CDS encoding M14 family metallopeptidase, translating to MSIDVQAYLEEFHREASARGFVGEVMAEVAGYNIPAYSKQAEGKELVYLSAGCHGDEPSGVHAMLELLQEGAFDDRFSWLVCPLLNPTGLAAGTRENAEGLDLNRDYLKKQSAEVRGHVAWLERQQVPSLLVSLHEDWESTGFYLYEIQKHVCRSTAKAILEAASEVIITEPSPIIDDHAVREPGWIFHQPQADFPDQWPEAIFMAERGATVSYTLETPSSRPLKDRVRCHKLTVLRAIDELRLTQGGAAESNCPE from the coding sequence GTGAGCATTGATGTGCAGGCATACTTGGAGGAATTCCATCGCGAGGCGAGCGCCCGTGGATTTGTGGGCGAGGTGATGGCGGAGGTGGCTGGATATAATATACCCGCCTATTCGAAACAGGCTGAGGGCAAGGAGCTGGTGTATCTTTCCGCAGGTTGCCACGGCGATGAGCCCTCGGGTGTGCATGCGATGTTAGAACTGCTGCAGGAGGGGGCGTTTGACGATCGCTTCAGCTGGCTGGTTTGCCCTCTGTTAAACCCAACAGGATTGGCCGCCGGAACGCGTGAAAATGCGGAGGGACTGGATCTTAATAGGGACTATCTGAAAAAGCAGAGCGCCGAGGTTCGGGGGCATGTCGCGTGGCTTGAGCGGCAGCAGGTGCCGTCGCTTTTAGTCTCTCTCCACGAAGATTGGGAGAGCACAGGGTTCTATCTGTATGAGATTCAGAAACATGTCTGCCGTAGCACCGCCAAGGCCATCCTCGAAGCGGCGTCCGAAGTTATCATCACGGAACCGAGTCCCATCATCGACGACCACGCTGTCCGCGAACCGGGTTGGATTTTCCACCAACCACAGGCGGATTTCCCCGATCAGTGGCCGGAGGCGATCTTCATGGCAGAGCGTGGTGCGACCGTTTCCTACACGCTCGAAACACCGAGTTCGCGTCCTCTCAAGGATCGTGTCCGCTGTCACAAGCTGACCGTGCTGCGCGCGATTGATGAATTGCGGTTGACGCAAGGGGGCGCGGCTGAGTCTAATTGCCCAGAATGA
- the ruvA gene encoding Holliday junction branch migration protein RuvA gives MIARIRGKVLEALPGRLVVDVNGVGYMLTVSLSTYDSINPVEGTEVDLRTHLHIREQAHTLYGFASAAEKDLFLLLIERVTGIGPAIGMAVLSGMPVDHFKNCVVNGDAAALSQIKGLGKKTAERIILELKDKVGVAEAWQAASGDAVPSAAIDAESALIGLGYKQAEARKVVASVAKLKPSAPTEDLLRDALRMLNS, from the coding sequence ATGATCGCAAGAATTCGAGGGAAGGTGTTAGAGGCACTGCCGGGTCGACTGGTGGTGGACGTCAATGGAGTCGGCTACATGCTGACGGTATCGCTCAGCACCTATGACTCCATCAATCCGGTGGAAGGCACCGAGGTCGATCTGCGCACGCATCTGCACATTCGCGAGCAGGCGCACACGTTGTATGGATTTGCCTCGGCGGCGGAAAAGGATTTGTTTCTCCTCCTGATCGAGCGTGTCACGGGGATCGGGCCGGCCATTGGCATGGCGGTGCTCAGTGGTATGCCGGTGGATCATTTCAAAAACTGCGTGGTCAATGGCGATGCCGCGGCACTTTCCCAAATCAAGGGGCTCGGTAAAAAAACTGCCGAGCGCATCATTCTCGAACTCAAGGATAAGGTGGGAGTGGCGGAAGCCTGGCAGGCTGCCAGTGGCGACGCGGTGCCCAGTGCCGCTATCGATGCCGAATCCGCTCTGATCGGTCTCGGCTACAAACAAGCCGAAGCCCGCAAGGTGGTGGCTTCCGTGGCGAAGCTGAAACCCTCCGCACCGACCGAAGACCTGCTCCGCGACGCCCTGCGCATGCTGAATTCCTAG
- the pdhA gene encoding pyruvate dehydrogenase (acetyl-transferring) E1 component subunit alpha: MMDSPPSLLDFSQSKVNKDLSNDDKIAFYRHMVRIRRFEQTALKFYNGGKMGGFLHLYIGQEAVACGTISLCGDNDHVITAYRCHGHALMVGMDMNECMAELYGKATGSAKGKGGSMHLFAPDKNFWGGHGIVGGQTPLGLGLAYGLKYKGLEGCCLCYMGDGAVNQGAFHESLNLAALFKIPVVYIIENNGYSMGTSQKRSSAYKDCLAQRAEAYDMDWDVVNGEDLYEVRAKTHIAMERARKESKPTVLEISTYRYYGHSVADANAKKYRTPDEIEKYKTYHDPIRLWRRRLIEEAVFTDVEADAIDKEAKQAATEAAKFADESPAPTVESIFEDVYWETDNNTEASKIGRHFFND, encoded by the coding sequence ATGATGGATTCACCACCTTCCCTGCTCGATTTCTCCCAGTCCAAGGTCAACAAGGACCTTTCCAATGATGACAAGATTGCCTTCTACCGTCACATGGTGCGCATCCGCCGATTTGAGCAGACAGCGCTGAAGTTCTATAACGGTGGGAAAATGGGAGGTTTCCTCCATCTTTACATCGGTCAGGAAGCGGTCGCCTGTGGCACGATTTCCCTCTGTGGAGACAACGATCACGTCATCACCGCCTACCGCTGCCACGGCCACGCGCTGATGGTTGGCATGGACATGAACGAATGCATGGCCGAGCTCTACGGTAAAGCCACTGGCTCCGCCAAAGGTAAGGGCGGATCGATGCACTTGTTCGCACCGGACAAGAATTTCTGGGGTGGCCACGGCATCGTCGGTGGTCAGACACCTCTCGGTCTCGGCCTTGCCTACGGCCTGAAGTATAAGGGTCTCGAAGGTTGCTGCCTCTGCTACATGGGTGATGGCGCCGTCAACCAAGGTGCTTTCCACGAATCTCTCAACCTCGCAGCCCTGTTCAAGATCCCGGTCGTTTATATTATCGAAAACAACGGCTACTCCATGGGAACCAGCCAGAAACGCTCCAGCGCTTACAAGGACTGCCTTGCCCAACGTGCCGAAGCCTACGACATGGATTGGGACGTGGTGAATGGGGAAGACCTCTACGAAGTCCGTGCCAAAACCCACATCGCCATGGAACGCGCTCGCAAGGAGAGCAAGCCCACCGTGCTGGAGATCTCCACTTACCGTTACTACGGTCACTCCGTCGCCGATGCGAATGCCAAGAAATACCGCACACCGGACGAGATTGAAAAATACAAAACCTACCACGATCCCATCCGTCTTTGGCGCCGCCGCCTGATTGAGGAAGCTGTCTTCACAGACGTCGAAGCCGACGCCATCGACAAAGAGGCCAAGCAAGCCGCCACCGAGGCCGCTAAGTTCGCCGATGAATCACCGGCGCCGACTGTCGAGTCCATCTTCGAAGACGTCTATTGGGAAACCGATAACAACACCGAGGCCAGCAAGATCGGCCGTCACTTCTTTAACGACTAA
- a CDS encoding alpha-ketoacid dehydrogenase subunit beta → MREILYRHAIREALDEELARDENVVIMGEEVAEYNGAYKVTEGLWDKWGDKRIVDTPISEAGFIGMGLGASMLGVRPVMELMFWSFHSVAFDQLVNNAANVRYMSGGLCNCPIVMRGPANGGTAVGATHSHTPEGLFAAFPGLKVCSPATPADAKGLMKTAIRDNDPVYVMENTLLYGTKGHVPDPADGDHLVPLGKADIKREGSDVSLIAHGRSVLRALEAAETLQSEHGINCEVLDLRSIRPLDQQAIIDTVMKTNRAVLVDESKPFCGVSAQITTLIQEHAFDHLDAPVKRVCTLDAPAIYSPHIEDEQLPNPKRIVDQVLTIA, encoded by the coding sequence ATGCGCGAAATTTTATACCGCCACGCCATCCGTGAAGCCCTCGACGAAGAACTTGCTCGCGACGAAAACGTCGTCATCATGGGCGAGGAAGTCGCCGAATACAACGGAGCTTACAAAGTCACCGAAGGACTCTGGGACAAGTGGGGCGACAAACGTATTGTCGATACTCCCATCTCCGAAGCCGGCTTCATTGGCATGGGCCTCGGAGCATCCATGTTAGGCGTTCGTCCTGTCATGGAGCTGATGTTCTGGTCGTTCCACTCCGTGGCCTTCGATCAGCTGGTGAACAACGCCGCCAACGTGCGATACATGTCTGGTGGGCTTTGCAACTGCCCGATCGTGATGCGTGGCCCAGCCAACGGCGGAACTGCTGTTGGTGCCACCCACTCCCACACACCGGAAGGTCTCTTCGCCGCATTCCCCGGCCTGAAAGTTTGCTCTCCTGCGACTCCAGCCGATGCCAAAGGTCTGATGAAAACCGCCATCCGTGACAACGATCCTGTTTACGTCATGGAAAATACTCTTCTCTACGGAACCAAAGGCCACGTGCCAGATCCTGCCGACGGCGATCACTTGGTGCCACTTGGAAAAGCGGATATCAAACGCGAAGGTTCCGATGTTTCCCTGATCGCCCACGGTCGCAGCGTGCTGCGTGCCCTGGAAGCGGCCGAAACGCTGCAGTCCGAGCACGGCATCAATTGCGAAGTGTTGGATCTGCGTTCCATCCGTCCGCTCGATCAGCAGGCCATCATCGACACGGTGATGAAAACAAACCGCGCGGTATTGGTGGACGAGAGCAAGCCATTCTGTGGTGTCTCCGCTCAGATCACCACGCTGATCCAGGAACATGCCTTCGATCACCTCGACGCTCCGGTGAAACGCGTCTGCACCCTCGATGCCCCCGCGATCTACTCGCCGCATATCGAAGACGAGCAGCTGCCGAACCCCAAGCGCATCGTTGATCAGGTGCTGACCATCGCCTAA
- a CDS encoding pyruvate dehydrogenase complex dihydrolipoamide acetyltransferase, translated as MPINIEMPKLSDTMTEGTLVRWNKQVGDEIEIGDVIAEVETDKATMEMEAFDEGTLTEIRIQAGDKAPVGAVLGILTEEGEEAGSSAPAQESAPEPAADAPASQESAAASAPAAGQQSAPAASTDDSGKRIKASPLARKIAADKGVDLASLSGSGPAGRIVKADVEAAASGSASKATSPLSAAANALAASAKSQATQSAAPAAAPAPQATAIAPTVAAEDQTIELSSMRRIIADRLLTSKTTIPHFYLHVEADTAPLMTLRKQVNAQAEQTHGNKYSVNDFVLKAVINALQAVPEVNASFNGDSIVQFAKIGISVAVAVDDGLVTPVVKDAASKSMMQISQEVKDLAVRARDKKLKPNEFDGGTITVSNLGAWGIESFDAIINPPQAAILSVGAIVQKPVVKDGAIVPGQRMNIGLSCDHRVVDGAVGAKFLNEVKKLIENPALMLV; from the coding sequence ATGCCTATCAATATTGAAATGCCTAAACTCTCCGATACGATGACGGAGGGGACTCTCGTCCGCTGGAACAAACAAGTTGGAGATGAAATTGAAATAGGCGATGTCATCGCCGAAGTCGAAACCGATAAAGCCACCATGGAAATGGAGGCATTTGACGAAGGCACGCTGACCGAAATCCGCATTCAAGCCGGTGACAAAGCCCCCGTGGGTGCCGTGCTCGGAATTCTCACCGAAGAAGGTGAAGAAGCCGGATCGTCCGCTCCCGCTCAAGAATCAGCTCCCGAGCCAGCCGCTGATGCACCTGCCAGCCAGGAATCCGCTGCCGCATCGGCCCCGGCCGCCGGTCAGCAGTCAGCACCCGCTGCAAGCACCGACGATTCAGGAAAACGCATCAAAGCCTCACCACTGGCACGCAAGATTGCTGCCGACAAAGGAGTCGACCTCGCCAGCCTCAGCGGCTCAGGCCCTGCCGGCAGAATTGTCAAAGCCGACGTAGAAGCTGCTGCCTCCGGGTCTGCAAGCAAAGCGACCTCACCACTTTCCGCCGCCGCCAATGCTCTGGCAGCCAGCGCCAAGTCTCAAGCAACGCAGTCAGCCGCACCGGCTGCTGCTCCTGCCCCTCAAGCGACGGCCATCGCGCCGACCGTGGCTGCCGAGGACCAAACAATCGAGCTCAGCTCCATGCGCCGCATCATTGCGGATCGCCTGCTGACATCCAAGACCACCATTCCTCACTTCTACCTGCACGTCGAAGCGGACACCGCTCCTCTGATGACGCTTCGCAAACAAGTGAACGCCCAGGCAGAACAAACTCACGGCAACAAGTACAGCGTCAACGATTTCGTCCTCAAGGCAGTGATCAATGCGCTGCAGGCCGTGCCTGAAGTGAACGCCTCCTTCAATGGCGACAGCATCGTGCAGTTTGCCAAGATCGGCATCTCCGTAGCCGTGGCCGTGGACGATGGTTTGGTCACTCCCGTGGTCAAAGACGCTGCCAGCAAGTCGATGATGCAGATTTCCCAAGAGGTCAAGGATCTCGCTGTTCGTGCACGCGACAAGAAACTCAAGCCAAACGAATTCGACGGCGGAACCATCACCGTTTCCAACCTCGGTGCTTGGGGAATCGAGAGCTTCGATGCCATCATCAACCCACCACAAGCTGCCATCCTCAGCGTGGGCGCCATCGTGCAGAAGCCTGTGGTGAAAGACGGAGCAATCGTTCCCGGTCAGCGTATGAACATCGGCCTGAGCTGCGATCACCGCGTGGTCGATGGCGCAGTGGGTGCCAAGTTCCTCAATGAAGTTAAAAAACTCATCGAGAACCCGGCCCTGATGCTCGTTTAA
- a CDS encoding SDR family oxidoreductase yields the protein MSPSQALITGGEGDLAKAIRSSLERADIKVLAPGRNELDVTRSDSVKRYLSEAGEIDLLVCNAGLTIDRPLLKMTEADWAEVMAVNLTGSFRCAREVSRGMIKRRCGHIIFISSFSAVHPPQGQANYAAAKSALLGLMKSMAQELGPRNIRVNAILPGFLPTKMTSALPAQVVRNAEKKHVLGRFNSAEAVANFISFLHQQLPHTSGQVFNLDSRILSS from the coding sequence ATGTCCCCAAGCCAAGCCCTCATCACTGGCGGCGAGGGGGACTTGGCCAAGGCCATCCGCTCGTCTCTTGAGCGGGCCGACATCAAGGTGCTCGCTCCAGGGCGGAACGAGCTCGATGTGACTCGCAGCGACTCCGTCAAACGTTACCTTTCTGAAGCAGGAGAAATTGATTTGTTAGTCTGCAATGCCGGGCTCACAATTGATCGGCCCTTGCTGAAAATGACCGAAGCCGATTGGGCGGAAGTCATGGCAGTGAACCTCACTGGATCGTTTCGCTGCGCCCGCGAAGTTTCGCGTGGTATGATCAAGCGCCGCTGTGGGCACATCATTTTCATCTCCAGCTTTTCCGCCGTCCACCCGCCACAGGGGCAGGCGAACTATGCCGCGGCGAAGTCTGCCTTACTTGGGTTGATGAAATCCATGGCGCAGGAATTGGGACCGCGAAATATCCGGGTGAACGCCATCCTTCCTGGGTTTTTGCCTACGAAGATGACCAGTGCACTGCCAGCGCAGGTGGTGCGGAACGCCGAGAAAAAACATGTGCTCGGTCGGTTCAACAGTGCCGAAGCGGTGGCTAATTTCATCAGCTTCCTCCACCAGCAGCTGCCACATACCTCCGGGCAGGTGTTCAACTTGGATAGTCGCATCTTATCTTCATGA
- a CDS encoding cysteine dioxygenase: MMTVTFPEKLQPLIDYLAQVKHRPDMEVLRQHMLEADVTAEDMGEFVQYNASGYRRNMVFESDAVELLCLCWKSGQRSPIHDHASSVCGVKIIEGTGTETVFERTPSGYIKAVSSEDYSYGQVLVSEDADIHQVANLQSTDQDLVTLHIYSPPLRSMKTWMIDSPKTKIYEPINEGHIDGCGI, from the coding sequence ATGATGACGGTCACGTTCCCAGAGAAGCTTCAACCACTGATTGATTACTTGGCACAGGTGAAACATCGACCGGATATGGAGGTGCTTCGTCAGCACATGTTAGAGGCTGATGTGACTGCCGAGGACATGGGGGAGTTCGTTCAATACAATGCCTCTGGTTATCGTCGCAATATGGTGTTCGAGAGTGACGCCGTGGAGTTGCTTTGCCTTTGTTGGAAAAGTGGCCAGCGCAGCCCTATTCACGACCACGCAAGCTCAGTCTGTGGCGTGAAAATTATCGAAGGCACGGGCACAGAGACCGTCTTCGAAAGGACACCGAGCGGCTACATCAAAGCCGTCAGCTCGGAAGATTATTCTTATGGCCAGGTGCTTGTTTCCGAAGATGCCGACATCCATCAGGTGGCTAATTTGCAATCCACCGATCAAGATTTGGTCACCTTGCACATCTACTCGCCGCCTCTGCGTAGCATGAAAACGTGGATGATTGATTCGCCAAAGACAAAGATCTACGAACCGATCAACGAAGGCCACATTGATGGCTGCGGCATTTAG
- a CDS encoding YeiH family protein, giving the protein MALVGEKPVAAPNRPSLYDQLESGGFASLASMEGAWTDWPAEESNSKTGSKSNAWVGLLAALAVTALGWWMHTLPFAPFTFEGATLEHPLGVSVLAILLGMLVANVIPVNRVREGCQWITAWCIPAAVVCLGANMDLRALGGIGVGLFALVIGLMLVAIAVAYTTGKWFGMSSRAAYLLGIGTAVCGSSAILATAPVCAADDEDVVVTVGVVNLVGLLAMFTCVMSLWVMPVSAELFGAWTGATIHAVPQVIAAGESHGSDAAVMATLVKLTRVTLLAPVVLLTALAVTSRGAGAGSQKRQQLWRYIPWFVWGFVALAAVRALGWLPVLEFSPDQAGVVRMPLSDLLGSVSKWLLALSMGAIGLQVHLKPMLKSGAKALGVGVITWVVMSAVALLLLPLLF; this is encoded by the coding sequence ATGGCATTAGTCGGAGAAAAGCCGGTGGCTGCGCCGAACAGGCCAAGCCTGTATGACCAGTTGGAGAGCGGCGGTTTTGCTTCGCTGGCCTCGATGGAAGGGGCGTGGACCGATTGGCCAGCTGAGGAGTCCAACTCCAAAACTGGCAGCAAGAGTAACGCCTGGGTAGGATTACTCGCAGCGCTGGCAGTGACCGCGCTGGGCTGGTGGATGCACACGCTGCCATTTGCTCCGTTTACATTCGAAGGCGCGACCTTGGAACACCCGCTAGGGGTTTCGGTGTTAGCTATTTTGCTAGGTATGTTGGTTGCCAACGTCATTCCGGTCAACCGTGTCCGCGAAGGATGCCAATGGATCACCGCTTGGTGCATTCCTGCGGCAGTGGTCTGCCTGGGCGCGAATATGGATTTACGAGCTCTGGGAGGCATCGGAGTGGGTTTGTTCGCTTTGGTGATCGGGCTGATGCTAGTGGCCATTGCAGTGGCTTATACCACTGGGAAATGGTTCGGCATGAGCAGTCGGGCTGCTTATCTGTTAGGAATTGGAACTGCCGTCTGCGGCAGCAGCGCGATCCTTGCCACGGCACCCGTATGTGCCGCCGACGATGAAGACGTGGTGGTCACCGTTGGCGTGGTGAATTTGGTCGGCCTTCTTGCGATGTTCACCTGTGTTATGAGCCTGTGGGTGATGCCCGTTAGTGCGGAGCTTTTTGGTGCTTGGACTGGTGCGACGATTCATGCGGTGCCGCAGGTGATCGCTGCCGGTGAAAGCCATGGCTCGGATGCTGCGGTGATGGCGACCTTGGTAAAATTAACACGAGTGACCTTGCTCGCTCCGGTGGTCTTGCTCACTGCTCTGGCTGTCACTTCTCGGGGGGCTGGCGCAGGTTCTCAGAAACGCCAACAGCTGTGGCGCTACATCCCTTGGTTTGTCTGGGGTTTTGTGGCACTGGCTGCCGTGCGCGCTCTTGGCTGGTTGCCGGTGTTGGAGTTTTCTCCAGATCAGGCAGGCGTGGTTCGAATGCCTCTGAGCGATTTGCTGGGCAGCGTATCCAAGTGGCTACTAGCACTCTCAATGGGCGCCATTGGCTTGCAGGTGCACTTAAAGCCGATGCTGAAATCGGGAGCCAAGGCGCTGGGTGTGGGCGTCATCACCTGGGTGGTTATGAGCGCTGTGGCCTTGCTGCTTTTGCCGCTGCTATTTTGA
- a CDS encoding competence/damage-inducible protein A, with protein sequence MNIEIINTGSELLLGTTLNTHGAWMGMELLGLGLRVQRQTTVPDGEAIITALGEAMERSDAVIITGGLGPTSDDISREAAAEVLGVDLITDEAALRSLEAFFASRGRPMAESNKKQALNPVGADILPNPNGTAPGIYAPPRMSGDRLCALFLLPGPPNELRPMFRAEVLPRLRALAGVSGDYQMQVLRCTGVGESDFHQDLDVQLNAIEGLEIGYCARPAEVDLRLIGKAEAVRKAASIAQAAFPEQCFSACDENLEQVLVRLLSEQGKKLALAESCTGGRIASRVTDVSGASQVFTHGFVTYANEAKVEMLGVPADVIERHGAVSEEVAIAMAEGALKSSGADIAASVTGIAGPTGGTEDKPVGTVWIGIAIAGKSYAVHRCHNRGREVFKQVVSQTVLDFLRRELLANSK encoded by the coding sequence GTGAATATCGAGATCATCAACACCGGCAGCGAGCTTCTGCTGGGAACGACCCTGAACACCCACGGCGCGTGGATGGGCATGGAATTGTTAGGACTGGGGCTACGTGTCCAGCGGCAGACCACGGTCCCGGATGGTGAGGCCATCATCACCGCTCTGGGCGAGGCGATGGAACGCAGCGATGCGGTCATCATCACCGGCGGCCTCGGCCCCACCAGCGATGATATTAGCCGCGAAGCCGCAGCGGAAGTTCTCGGCGTGGATCTGATCACGGATGAGGCCGCATTGCGCTCGCTCGAAGCCTTCTTCGCATCACGTGGTCGGCCGATGGCGGAGTCGAATAAAAAGCAAGCGCTCAACCCGGTAGGCGCCGACATCCTCCCCAACCCCAACGGCACTGCCCCCGGCATCTATGCGCCGCCGCGTATGAGTGGCGATCGCCTATGCGCCCTCTTTTTACTCCCTGGACCACCGAACGAACTTCGCCCCATGTTCCGCGCCGAGGTGCTGCCTCGCCTGCGTGCCTTGGCTGGAGTCTCGGGAGATTATCAAATGCAGGTGCTGCGGTGCACCGGCGTCGGCGAAAGCGACTTCCATCAGGACCTTGACGTGCAACTCAATGCCATCGAAGGCTTGGAAATTGGTTACTGCGCCCGGCCAGCCGAAGTGGACCTTCGATTGATCGGAAAAGCCGAGGCCGTTCGCAAGGCCGCCAGCATTGCCCAGGCTGCTTTTCCAGAACAATGCTTCAGCGCCTGTGATGAAAACCTCGAACAGGTGCTGGTGCGCCTGCTCAGCGAGCAGGGCAAGAAACTCGCACTCGCCGAGAGCTGCACCGGAGGTCGGATCGCCAGCCGCGTCACCGACGTTTCCGGCGCCTCGCAGGTATTCACCCACGGCTTCGTCACCTATGCCAATGAGGCCAAGGTCGAGATGTTGGGTGTTCCCGCCGACGTCATCGAACGCCACGGCGCGGTCAGCGAAGAAGTCGCCATCGCCATGGCTGAAGGCGCGTTGAAATCGTCCGGCGCGGATATCGCCGCCTCGGTCACCGGCATTGCCGGGCCGACGGGTGGCACGGAGGACAAACCGGTGGGCACCGTGTGGATCGGTATTGCCATCGCAGGCAAAAGTTACGCCGTGCACCGCTGCCACAACCGTGGTCGCGAAGTCTTTAAGCAGGTGGTCAGCCAGACCGTTCTAGATTTCCTGCGCAGAGAGCTGCTTGCCAATTCAAAATAG
- the pyrE gene encoding orotate phosphoribosyltransferase, translating to MANDDIRAQLKSILLEKSVRTGEFTLASGKKSDLYIDCRVTAMDPVGATLIGKLGWDTVKAELSERGVEANSIGGMTLGADPISLAVGMTSASDEKPLQVFTVRKEPKGHGKGKQIEGNFNQGDTIVIVDDVITTGGSTLKAADVLEASGAKIAFALVLVDREEGGREAIEARGIPVVSLFSRSTLLD from the coding sequence ATGGCCAACGACGATATCCGAGCTCAACTGAAATCCATCCTTCTTGAAAAATCCGTCCGCACCGGCGAATTCACACTCGCCTCCGGGAAAAAGTCCGATCTGTATATCGACTGCCGGGTCACCGCCATGGATCCGGTCGGAGCCACCTTGATTGGCAAGCTCGGCTGGGACACTGTGAAGGCCGAACTCAGCGAACGCGGCGTCGAAGCCAACTCCATCGGCGGCATGACCCTAGGTGCCGACCCGATCTCTCTGGCCGTCGGCATGACCTCTGCCAGCGATGAAAAACCGCTCCAGGTGTTCACCGTGCGCAAGGAACCCAAAGGCCACGGCAAGGGTAAGCAAATCGAAGGGAACTTCAATCAAGGCGATACCATCGTCATCGTCGATGACGTCATCACCACCGGCGGATCCACCCTGAAAGCGGCCGATGTGCTTGAAGCCTCCGGCGCCAAGATTGCATTCGCTCTGGTTCTGGTCGATCGCGAAGAAGGTGGCCGCGAAGCCATCGAAGCTCGTGGTATCCCAGTGGTTTCCCTTTTCTCCCGCAGCACCCTGCTGGACTAG
- the speD gene encoding adenosylmethionine decarboxylase produces the protein MSPTAASSHPAPGVHYLLECADCAPALLTELPLLKQTLEQAARQAGATVVETVLHQFNPHGLSGVVVIAESHIAIHTWPEHGYAALDVFTCGLPEIAENITTQLLDAFKPGKHTLTRLERRPPALETASVPH, from the coding sequence ATGTCCCCCACCGCAGCGTCCTCGCATCCAGCCCCCGGAGTCCATTACCTTCTGGAGTGTGCCGACTGTGCACCGGCGCTGCTCACCGAACTTCCCCTGCTCAAGCAGACTCTCGAACAAGCGGCGCGGCAGGCGGGAGCTACCGTGGTGGAGACTGTGCTGCACCAGTTCAACCCGCACGGACTGAGCGGCGTGGTGGTCATCGCGGAAAGCCACATCGCCATCCACACTTGGCCGGAACACGGCTACGCGGCACTCGATGTCTTCACCTGTGGTCTGCCGGAGATTGCGGAAAACATCACCACTCAGCTGCTCGACGCCTTCAAGCCGGGGAAACACACCCTCACACGGCTGGAGCGCCGACCACCGGCACTTGAGACGGCTTCAGTGCCACACTGA